The following coding sequences are from one Pseudonocardia sp. HH130630-07 window:
- a CDS encoding bifunctional methylenetetrahydrofolate dehydrogenase/methenyltetrahydrofolate cyclohydrolase → MSATVMDGKATLAEILDDLQTRVEKLTAAGRTPGLGTILVGDDPGSHAYVRGKHRDCAKVGITSLQRELPADASQAQVLGAIDELNADPACTGFIVQLPLPSGLDSGAALERVDPAKDADGLHPVNLGRLVLGEPGPLPCTPRGIVALCRRFGVELDGARVVVVGRGVTVGRPLGLLLTRRSENATVTLCHTGTKDLTAHLREADVVVAAAGRAGLVTAEQIRPGAAVLDVGVTRTDVGLVGDVSPEVAEVAGMLAPMPGGVGPMTRGMLLTNVVEAAERAGTR, encoded by the coding sequence GTGAGCGCAACGGTCATGGACGGCAAGGCCACTCTGGCGGAGATCCTCGACGATCTGCAGACCCGGGTCGAGAAGCTGACGGCGGCGGGGCGGACTCCCGGGCTGGGGACGATCCTGGTCGGCGACGACCCGGGCTCGCACGCCTACGTCCGCGGCAAGCACCGCGACTGTGCCAAGGTCGGGATCACGTCGCTGCAGCGTGAGCTGCCGGCCGACGCGAGTCAGGCCCAGGTCCTCGGGGCGATCGACGAGCTGAACGCCGACCCGGCGTGCACCGGGTTCATCGTCCAGCTGCCGCTGCCGTCCGGCCTGGACTCCGGCGCGGCGCTGGAGCGCGTGGACCCCGCGAAGGACGCTGACGGCCTGCACCCGGTGAACCTCGGCCGGCTGGTGCTCGGCGAGCCGGGGCCGCTGCCGTGCACGCCGCGGGGGATCGTCGCGCTGTGCCGGCGGTTCGGCGTCGAGCTGGACGGGGCGCGGGTCGTCGTGGTGGGCCGCGGGGTCACCGTCGGGCGCCCGCTGGGGCTGCTGCTGACCCGGCGCAGCGAGAACGCGACCGTCACCCTGTGCCACACCGGCACCAAGGACCTGACCGCGCACCTGCGGGAGGCCGACGTCGTGGTCGCGGCGGCCGGCCGGGCCGGACTCGTCACGGCCGAGCAGATCCGGCCGGGGGCCGCGGTGCTCGACGTGGGGGTCACCCGCACCGACGTCGGCCTCGTCGGCGACGTCTCCCCGGAGGTCGCCGAGGTCGCGGGGATGCTGGCCCCGATGCCGGGCGGGGTCGGCCCGATGACCCGCGGCATGCTGCTGACCAACGTCGTCGAGGCGGCCGAGCGGGCCGGGACCCGATAG
- a CDS encoding NADP-dependent isocitrate dehydrogenase, whose product MKLIYTYTDEAPALATHSFLPIIEAFAGQAGVDVETRDISLAARILAKFPDRLTDAQRVPDSLTELGELATTPDANIIKLPNISASIPQLKAAITELQGAGYAVPDYPEAPQTDDERAAKAAYDAVKGSAVNPVLREGNSDRRAPQSVKNFARKHPHSMGAWNPESTSHVATMSDGDFRHSETSFTAPADGAVRIEHVAADGTVTVLKESVPVLAGEVVDGAVLRRAALQAFLAEQVADAKAKGVLFSVHLKATMMKVSDPIIFGHAVRAYFADVFATYGDDLASVGADPDDGLASVLSALEKLPAGKRTAIEQAITDAYSSGPALAQVDSARGITNLHVPSDVIIDASMPAAIRSSGQMWNADDTTQDTKFVIPDSSYADLYDETVKHCIAHGAFDPTTMGTVPNVGLMAQKAEEYGSHDKTFEVAAAGTVRVVDAASGEVRLSHEVAEGDIWRACQTKDAPIRNWVSLAVERARATGAPAVFWLDSARAHDAQLIAKVETYLGELDTDGLTIEILPVGEATRYTLERARKGEDTISVTGNVLRDYLTDLFPILELGTSAKMLSIVPLMNGGGLFETGAGGSAPKHVQQLQKENHLRWDSLGEFLALAVSLEMLASKIADPAAGASAEGASALRAKLLGLALDDATGALLENGRSPSRKVNELDNRGSHFYVALYWARALAEQTEDPELAAVFAPLAATLGEQEETILGELNGAQGDPVDLGGYYYVDRAKADSVMRPSATFNATIDGFARRS is encoded by the coding sequence ATGAAGCTCATCTACACCTACACCGACGAGGCGCCGGCGCTGGCGACCCACTCGTTCCTGCCGATCATCGAGGCGTTCGCCGGGCAGGCCGGGGTCGACGTGGAGACCCGGGACATCTCGCTGGCCGCGCGCATCCTGGCCAAGTTCCCGGACCGGCTGACCGACGCCCAGCGGGTGCCGGACTCGCTGACCGAGCTGGGCGAGCTGGCCACCACGCCGGACGCCAACATCATCAAGCTGCCGAACATCAGCGCGTCGATCCCGCAGCTCAAGGCCGCGATCACCGAGCTGCAGGGCGCCGGGTACGCCGTCCCGGACTACCCCGAGGCCCCGCAGACCGACGACGAGCGGGCAGCCAAGGCCGCCTACGACGCCGTCAAGGGATCGGCGGTCAACCCGGTCCTGCGCGAGGGCAACTCCGACCGCCGCGCGCCGCAGTCGGTCAAGAACTTCGCGCGCAAGCACCCGCACTCGATGGGCGCCTGGAACCCGGAGTCCACCTCGCACGTCGCGACGATGTCCGACGGCGACTTCCGGCACTCCGAGACCTCGTTCACCGCCCCGGCCGACGGCGCCGTCCGGATCGAGCACGTCGCGGCGGACGGCACCGTCACGGTGCTCAAGGAGTCGGTGCCGGTGCTGGCCGGCGAGGTGGTCGACGGCGCCGTCCTGCGGCGGGCGGCGCTGCAGGCGTTCCTGGCCGAGCAGGTCGCCGACGCGAAGGCGAAGGGTGTGCTGTTCTCGGTGCACCTCAAGGCCACGATGATGAAGGTCTCCGACCCGATCATCTTCGGGCACGCGGTGCGCGCCTACTTCGCCGACGTGTTCGCCACCTACGGCGACGACCTCGCCTCGGTCGGCGCCGACCCGGACGACGGTCTCGCCTCGGTCCTCTCCGCGCTGGAGAAGCTCCCCGCCGGCAAGCGCACCGCCATCGAGCAGGCGATCACCGACGCGTACTCCTCCGGCCCGGCGCTGGCCCAGGTCGACTCCGCGCGCGGGATCACCAACCTGCACGTGCCCAGCGACGTCATCATCGACGCGTCGATGCCGGCCGCGATCCGCTCGTCGGGGCAGATGTGGAACGCCGACGACACGACCCAGGACACCAAGTTCGTCATCCCGGACTCGTCCTACGCCGACCTCTACGACGAGACCGTCAAGCACTGCATCGCCCACGGCGCCTTCGACCCGACGACGATGGGCACCGTCCCCAACGTCGGCCTGATGGCGCAGAAGGCCGAGGAGTACGGCAGCCACGACAAGACGTTCGAGGTCGCCGCGGCGGGCACCGTCCGGGTCGTCGACGCCGCCTCCGGCGAGGTGCGGCTCTCGCACGAGGTCGCCGAGGGCGACATCTGGCGTGCCTGCCAGACCAAGGACGCCCCGATCCGCAACTGGGTCTCCCTGGCCGTCGAGCGGGCCCGGGCCACCGGCGCCCCGGCCGTGTTCTGGCTGGACTCCGCACGCGCCCACGACGCGCAGCTGATCGCCAAGGTCGAGACCTACCTGGGCGAGCTCGACACCGACGGTCTGACCATCGAGATCCTCCCGGTCGGCGAGGCCACCCGCTACACCCTGGAGCGGGCCCGCAAGGGCGAGGACACCATCTCGGTCACCGGCAACGTGCTGCGCGACTACCTGACCGACCTCTTCCCGATCCTCGAGCTGGGGACCTCGGCGAAGATGCTCTCGATCGTCCCGCTGATGAACGGCGGCGGGCTGTTCGAGACCGGCGCCGGCGGCTCGGCGCCGAAGCACGTCCAGCAGCTGCAGAAGGAGAACCACCTGCGGTGGGACTCCCTCGGCGAGTTCCTGGCGCTGGCCGTCTCGCTGGAGATGCTGGCGTCGAAGATCGCCGACCCGGCGGCCGGCGCGAGCGCGGAGGGCGCCTCGGCGCTGCGGGCGAAGCTGCTCGGCCTGGCGCTCGACGACGCCACCGGTGCGCTGCTGGAGAACGGGCGGTCGCCGTCGCGCAAGGTGAACGAGCTGGACAACCGGGGCAGCCACTTCTACGTCGCGCTGTACTGGGCCCGCGCGCTCGCCGAGCAGACCGAGGACCCGGAGCTGGCCGCGGTGTTCGCACCGCTCGCCGCGACGCTCGGCGAGCAGGAGGAGACGATCCTCGGTGAACTCAACGGCGCCCAGGGCGACCCGGTCGACCTCGGCGGCTACTACTACGTGGACCGGGCGAAGGCCGACTCGGTGATGCGGCCGAGCGCCACGTTCAACGCCACGATCGACGGGTTCGCCCGGCGGTCCTGA
- a CDS encoding protein kinase domain-containing protein: MIASRVVGGRYLLLDELDRRGFGPSVRAEDRITGRTVAVTEIALPADGTARERLLAEVRTAGRLRHPGLVGVLDLVTDRAADGGMREYLVTEHPEAHPLGGGDPATGDPAPRRVATIGRDVLAALRAVHAAGSTHAGLDPDCVLLTPDGRALVTDVGLARAIGPRPAAPGGDAQAFTAPERTDTPAADLWSLGAVLHHAAGRRVAPGSALAQAISGLTAADPAQRLDARGADALLDRAARPRAVGGDLGRNRWILLVVAALLALAVVGMILWAVL; the protein is encoded by the coding sequence ATGATCGCGAGCAGGGTCGTCGGTGGTCGTTACCTGCTGCTCGACGAGCTGGACCGGCGCGGGTTCGGGCCGTCGGTGCGGGCCGAGGACCGGATCACCGGCCGGACGGTCGCGGTCACCGAGATCGCGCTGCCCGCCGACGGGACCGCGCGGGAGCGGCTGCTCGCCGAGGTCCGCACGGCCGGGCGGTTGCGGCACCCGGGCCTCGTCGGCGTCCTGGACCTGGTCACCGACCGGGCCGCGGACGGCGGGATGCGGGAGTACCTGGTCACCGAGCACCCGGAGGCGCACCCGCTGGGCGGCGGCGACCCCGCCACCGGGGACCCGGCACCGCGCCGGGTCGCGACGATCGGGCGGGACGTCCTGGCCGCGCTGCGGGCCGTGCACGCCGCCGGGAGCACCCACGCGGGGCTGGACCCGGACTGCGTGCTGCTCACCCCGGACGGCCGAGCACTGGTCACCGACGTGGGGCTGGCCCGCGCGATCGGCCCGCGGCCCGCGGCTCCCGGCGGCGACGCGCAAGCCTTCACCGCCCCGGAGCGGACCGACACCCCGGCCGCGGACCTGTGGAGCCTCGGCGCGGTGCTGCACCACGCCGCGGGCCGCCGGGTCGCGCCGGGGAGCGCGCTGGCGCAGGCCATCTCCGGGCTGACCGCGGCCGACCCGGCCCAGCGGCTCGACGCCCGCGGTGCCGACGCCCTGCTGGACCGGGCCGCGCGGCCCCGCGCGGTCGGCGGCGACCTCGGCCGCAACCGCTGGATCCTGCTGGTCGTGGCCGCGCTGCTCGCGCTCGCGGTCGTCGGGATGATCCTCTGGGCGGTGCTCTAG
- a CDS encoding exodeoxyribonuclease III: MPLPAAVATANVNGIRAATGKGLLDWLAGTDAEVVCLQEVRARPEELPAAFTDALAAGGWHLRLAPSETAKGRNGVAVLSRAEPEAVRIGFGDPVTDLDGRYLEVDLPGDLTVGSLYLPKGVAGTERQDAKDAFLKTFGDHLHTASGRCAAGGREMVVAGDWNIAPTERDLRNWRNNQRNSGFLPHEREWFAGLLRTGWSDVVRDLHPGADGPYSWWTYRGRAFDNDVGWRIDHVLLTPGLAAAARSAGVDRAVTHDARWSDHAPVVVRLAAAG, encoded by the coding sequence GTGCCCCTCCCCGCCGCTGTCGCCACCGCGAACGTCAACGGGATCCGGGCGGCCACCGGCAAGGGACTGCTCGACTGGCTCGCCGGTACCGACGCCGAGGTCGTCTGCCTGCAGGAGGTCCGGGCCCGTCCGGAGGAGCTGCCGGCCGCGTTCACCGACGCGCTGGCCGCCGGGGGCTGGCACCTGCGTCTCGCCCCGAGCGAGACGGCGAAGGGCCGTAACGGCGTCGCCGTGCTCAGCCGTGCCGAGCCGGAGGCGGTCCGGATCGGCTTCGGCGACCCGGTGACCGACCTGGACGGCCGCTACCTCGAGGTGGACCTGCCCGGCGATCTGACGGTCGGGTCGCTCTACCTGCCGAAGGGCGTCGCGGGCACCGAGCGGCAGGACGCCAAGGACGCGTTCCTCAAGACCTTCGGCGACCACCTGCACACCGCGTCCGGCCGGTGCGCCGCCGGCGGGCGGGAGATGGTCGTCGCCGGGGATTGGAACATCGCGCCGACCGAGCGGGACCTGCGCAACTGGCGCAACAACCAGCGCAACTCCGGCTTCCTGCCGCACGAGCGCGAGTGGTTCGCCGGGCTGCTGCGGACCGGCTGGTCCGACGTCGTCCGCGACCTGCACCCCGGCGCCGACGGCCCGTACTCCTGGTGGACCTACCGGGGGCGGGCGTTCGACAACGACGTGGGATGGCGGATCGACCACGTGCTGCTGACCCCGGGCCTCGCAGCGGCCGCGCGTTCCGCCGGTGTCGACCGGGCGGTGACGCACGACGCCCGATGGTCCGACCACGCGCCGGTGGTGGTCCGGCTGGCGGCGGCCGGATGA
- a CDS encoding DUF3017 domain-containing protein, with protein sequence MATTRSGFGLRARLRAHWPLLTVFAIALVALQRVATEHWREGSATFAVAVLVAAGLRVALPPDRVGLLAVRGRYVDAIVYGALGLAVLLLALTITRGSLTVS encoded by the coding sequence ATGGCGACCACCCGCAGCGGGTTCGGACTGCGCGCCCGGCTGCGTGCGCACTGGCCGTTGCTCACCGTCTTCGCGATCGCCCTGGTGGCGTTGCAGCGGGTGGCCACCGAGCACTGGCGGGAGGGCTCGGCGACGTTCGCCGTCGCGGTGCTCGTCGCCGCCGGGCTGCGGGTCGCGCTGCCGCCGGACCGGGTCGGGCTGCTCGCCGTCCGGGGGCGCTACGTCGACGCGATCGTCTACGGCGCGCTGGGCCTGGCCGTGCTGCTGCTGGCCCTGACGATCACCCGGGGCTCGCTGACGGTCAGCTGA